From the genome of Ectobacillus sp. JY-23, one region includes:
- the pheT gene encoding phenylalanine--tRNA ligase subunit beta: MFVSYRWLAEYVDLDGITASELADKITKSGIEVEGIEILNKGISNVVVGYVMKREKHPEADKLSKCLVDVGEEEPVQIICGAKNVAQGQKVAVAKVGAKLPGGLKIKKAKLRGEVSHGMICSLQELGVNTKLVPKEYAEGIFVFPSDAEVGTDALEALNLNDEILELGLTPNRADCLNMLGVAYEVAAILGKEVKLPKVELHESNEKTSDYIRVQVDAPAENPLYIAKMVKNVKVGPSPLWMQTRLMAAGVRPINNVVDITNYILMEYGQPLHAFDYDKLGSKEIIVRLAEEGEMIETLDGTERKLQADHLVITNGQKAVAVAGVMGGANTEVDETTTNVLIESAYFTGLTVRKASKDLGLRSESSARFEKGIDPARTFEAAQHAAALMVKYAGGEALEGVVEVDRLERSENNVSVTVEKINSVLGTSISAQEVAAIFANLKFPFSEVEGAFHVNVPSRRSDITIAEDLVEEVGRLYGYDHIPATLPVAETTGGKLTVNQLKRRKVRRFLEGAGLYEAITYGLTSAEKSKQYAIQAIDSEAIRLALPMSEERSRLRLSLVPHLLEAVAYNNARKAENVALYEMGSVFLPGTEELPKEEQHVAGVLTGLHVHHAWQGEKKTVDFYVAKGILDGLFEVLGVACTYKAAKRDGMHPGRTAIIEVDGEEIGYIGQIHPTAQKELDLKDTYVFEVSLTALFSTDVTEVAYESIPRFPFMTRDMALVVDKSIAAGDLYRTIQEAGGPLLKDVLLFDLYEGEKMEAGKKSLAFSLRYFDPERTLTDEEVTEAHANVLHVLEETYSAQLRK; the protein is encoded by the coding sequence ATGTTCGTATCTTATCGATGGTTAGCAGAGTACGTAGATTTAGACGGCATAACAGCGTCTGAACTTGCGGATAAAATCACAAAAAGTGGTATTGAAGTAGAGGGTATAGAGATTTTAAATAAAGGCATCAGCAATGTGGTGGTCGGTTATGTAATGAAGAGAGAAAAGCATCCAGAAGCTGATAAACTCAGCAAGTGCTTAGTGGATGTAGGAGAAGAAGAGCCTGTTCAAATTATTTGTGGCGCTAAAAATGTAGCCCAAGGTCAAAAGGTAGCAGTTGCGAAGGTGGGTGCGAAGCTACCAGGAGGCTTAAAAATCAAAAAAGCAAAGCTGCGCGGCGAAGTTTCTCATGGTATGATTTGCTCTCTGCAAGAACTGGGTGTAAATACAAAGCTTGTACCTAAGGAATATGCAGAAGGTATTTTTGTATTCCCAAGCGATGCTGAGGTGGGAACGGATGCGTTAGAAGCACTAAACTTGAATGATGAAATATTAGAACTTGGTTTAACGCCAAATCGTGCCGACTGCTTAAACATGCTAGGTGTCGCGTATGAGGTTGCAGCGATTTTAGGAAAAGAGGTTAAGCTTCCAAAGGTAGAGCTGCATGAAAGTAACGAAAAAACATCCGATTATATTCGTGTTCAAGTAGATGCACCTGCTGAAAATCCACTATATATTGCGAAAATGGTAAAGAACGTAAAAGTTGGCCCATCTCCGCTTTGGATGCAAACGCGTCTTATGGCTGCTGGCGTTCGTCCAATTAACAACGTTGTGGACATCACCAACTATATTTTAATGGAGTACGGTCAGCCTCTTCATGCATTTGACTACGACAAGCTAGGTTCAAAAGAAATTATTGTTCGTCTTGCAGAAGAAGGTGAAATGATTGAAACGCTGGACGGAACAGAGCGCAAGCTGCAGGCTGATCATCTTGTCATCACAAACGGTCAAAAGGCTGTGGCAGTTGCCGGTGTAATGGGCGGCGCAAACACTGAAGTAGATGAAACAACGACAAATGTATTAATCGAATCTGCTTACTTTACAGGATTGACAGTACGTAAAGCGTCTAAAGACTTAGGGCTTCGTAGTGAATCAAGTGCCCGTTTTGAAAAAGGCATTGATCCTGCACGAACATTTGAAGCAGCGCAGCACGCAGCTGCATTAATGGTGAAATATGCAGGTGGCGAAGCGTTAGAAGGTGTTGTAGAGGTAGATCGTTTAGAGCGATCTGAGAACAATGTGTCTGTTACGGTTGAAAAAATCAACAGTGTACTTGGTACATCGATTTCTGCACAAGAAGTGGCTGCTATTTTCGCAAACTTGAAATTCCCGTTTTCTGAAGTAGAAGGCGCATTCCATGTCAATGTCCCTTCTAGACGTTCGGATATTACAATTGCGGAAGATTTAGTGGAAGAGGTAGGACGCTTATACGGCTATGACCACATTCCTGCAACATTGCCAGTAGCAGAAACAACAGGCGGTAAACTAACGGTAAATCAATTAAAACGTCGCAAAGTACGCCGCTTTTTAGAAGGTGCAGGTTTATACGAAGCAATTACGTACGGCTTAACGAGCGCAGAAAAATCCAAGCAATATGCTATCCAAGCAATTGATAGTGAAGCAATTCGCTTGGCTTTGCCGATGAGTGAAGAGCGCAGTCGTCTACGTTTAAGTTTGGTACCTCACTTGCTTGAAGCAGTAGCATATAATAATGCCAGAAAAGCAGAAAATGTGGCACTATATGAAATGGGCTCTGTATTCCTTCCGGGTACAGAAGAATTGCCAAAAGAAGAACAGCACGTAGCTGGTGTACTTACAGGATTACATGTGCATCATGCATGGCAGGGCGAGAAAAAGACTGTAGACTTTTATGTAGCAAAAGGTATTTTAGACGGTTTGTTTGAGGTATTGGGCGTCGCTTGTACCTATAAGGCGGCGAAGCGTGATGGTATGCATCCAGGAAGAACAGCTATAATCGAAGTAGACGGAGAAGAAATTGGCTATATTGGCCAAATTCATCCAACAGCACAAAAAGAGCTTGATCTCAAGGATACGTATGTCTTTGAAGTATCTTTGACTGCTTTATTTAGTACAGATGTGACTGAGGTGGCTTATGAAAGCATCCCTCGCTTCCCATTCATGACACGTGATATGGCTCTTGTAGTTGATAAGTCCATTGCTGCAGGGGATTTATATCGTACTATTCAAGAAGCTGGCGGTCCTTTATTAAAGGATGTATTACTATTCGACCTATACGAAGGTGAGAAAATGGAAGCAGGTAAAAAATCATTAGCATTCTCACTTCGTTATTTCGATCCTGAACGTACGCTGACGGACGAAGAAGTAACAGAAGCACATGCGAATGTACTGCATGTGTTGGAAGAAACATACAGCGCGCAACTGCGTAAATAA
- the pheS gene encoding phenylalanine--tRNA ligase subunit alpha: protein MEARLKELQEEALAQIEAASELKELNDVRVAYLGKKGPITEVLRGMGKLSAEERPRMGALVNEVREVIQSRLEEKVAEIEKVAIEAQLATETIDVTLPGRPVATGAHHPLTAVIEEIEDLFIGMGYEVAEGPEVEKDYYNFEALNLPKGHPARDMQDSFYITEEVLLRTHTSPVQARTMEKNEGKGPIKIICPGKVYRRDDDDATHSHQFMQIEGLVIDKNIRMSDLKGTLQVFAKKMFGSEREIRLRPSFFPFTEPSVEMDISCMMCGGKGCGTCKGTGWIEILGGGMVHPNVLRMAGYDPTEYQGFAFGMGPERIAMLKYGIDDIRHFYTNDIRFLQQFKRA from the coding sequence ATGGAAGCACGTTTGAAGGAATTGCAAGAAGAAGCGCTTGCTCAAATTGAAGCTGCGAGCGAGTTAAAAGAATTAAACGATGTGCGCGTAGCGTATTTAGGGAAAAAAGGTCCGATTACGGAAGTTTTGCGCGGTATGGGTAAGCTTTCAGCGGAAGAGCGTCCTCGTATGGGTGCCTTGGTTAATGAAGTACGAGAAGTAATCCAATCACGCTTAGAAGAAAAAGTTGCTGAAATTGAAAAAGTTGCAATTGAAGCGCAATTGGCTACAGAGACAATTGACGTAACTTTACCAGGACGCCCTGTCGCGACAGGCGCGCATCACCCACTGACAGCCGTTATTGAGGAAATTGAAGATTTATTTATAGGTATGGGCTACGAAGTGGCGGAAGGTCCTGAGGTAGAGAAGGATTACTACAACTTTGAAGCATTGAATTTGCCAAAAGGGCATCCGGCACGCGATATGCAGGACTCCTTCTATATTACAGAAGAAGTATTGCTTCGCACACACACATCACCAGTACAAGCAAGAACGATGGAGAAAAATGAAGGAAAAGGTCCAATTAAAATTATTTGTCCTGGTAAAGTGTATCGTCGTGATGATGATGATGCAACACACTCTCATCAGTTCATGCAAATTGAAGGACTTGTAATTGATAAAAACATTCGCATGAGCGATTTAAAAGGTACATTACAAGTATTCGCGAAAAAGATGTTCGGCTCTGAGCGTGAAATTCGTTTACGCCCAAGCTTCTTCCCGTTTACAGAGCCATCTGTAGAAATGGATATTTCTTGTATGATGTGCGGCGGAAAAGGCTGTGGCACTTGTAAGGGAACAGGCTGGATTGAAATTTTAGGGGGCGGTATGGTGCATCCGAACGTGTTGCGCATGGCAGGTTATGATCCTACAGAATATCAAGGCTTTGCCTTCGGTATGGGGCCTGAACGTATTGCGATGTTAAAGTATGGTATTGATGATATTCGTCATTTCTATACAAACGATATTAGATTCTTACAACAATTCAAACGAGCTTAA
- a CDS encoding RNA methyltransferase, with product MKKIDSIQNPRVKQWKKLQTKKEREKTGLFLIEGFHLVEEALQSQDMVRTLIISENTDLPHKWNIGDIELYLVSEAIMKTLSETETPQGVLAVCEKVSYDIPLANGKFLLLDGIQDPGNLGTIIRTADAAGLDAVILGEGTADVYNSKTLRSTQGSIFHVPVIKGNLKGWITELKKQNVPVYGTALEHAVPYQEIQAQGTFALIVGNEGSGVQKELLGLCDHNLYIPIHGRAESLNVAVATGVLTYYLRG from the coding sequence ATGAAAAAAATTGATTCAATTCAAAATCCGCGCGTGAAGCAATGGAAAAAGTTGCAAACGAAAAAAGAACGCGAAAAAACAGGCTTATTTTTAATAGAAGGTTTTCATCTTGTTGAAGAGGCTCTGCAGTCACAAGACATGGTGCGTACGCTTATTATAAGTGAAAACACAGATTTACCACATAAGTGGAACATTGGGGATATTGAGTTATATTTGGTATCAGAAGCAATTATGAAAACATTGAGTGAAACAGAGACGCCACAAGGTGTGTTAGCTGTATGTGAAAAAGTATCTTACGATATACCGCTTGCTAATGGTAAGTTTCTTCTTCTTGACGGTATTCAGGATCCTGGAAATCTCGGTACCATTATTCGTACGGCAGACGCTGCGGGTCTTGATGCGGTTATCTTAGGAGAAGGAACGGCAGATGTTTACAACAGCAAAACACTTCGTTCTACACAAGGATCTATCTTCCATGTGCCCGTTATAAAAGGAAACTTGAAGGGGTGGATCACTGAACTCAAAAAGCAGAATGTACCTGTATATGGTACAGCTTTAGAACATGCGGTGCCCTATCAGGAAATACAGGCGCAGGGAACGTTTGCTTTAATTGTTGGAAATGAAGGTAGTGGTGTACAAAAAGAACTGCTTGGGCTATGTGATCATAATTTGTATATCCCCATTCATGGCCGTGCAGAATCGTTAAACGTTGCAGTAGCAACAGGGGTGTTAACGTACTATTTGCGGGGTTGA
- the sspI gene encoding small acid-soluble spore protein SspI: protein MSFNLRGAVLANVSGNSQQELEATIVDAISSGEEKMLPGLGVLFEVIWQHADSGEKQEMLSTLENGLKKG, encoded by the coding sequence ATGAGCTTCAATTTGCGCGGTGCTGTGTTAGCAAACGTAAGTGGCAATTCACAACAAGAATTAGAAGCAACAATTGTAGATGCAATTTCAAGCGGTGAGGAAAAGATGTTGCCTGGTCTTGGCGTATTATTTGAAGTGATTTGGCAACATGCGGATTCTGGTGAAAAGCAAGAAATGTTATCAACATTAGAAAACGGGTTAAAAAAGGGCTAA
- a CDS encoding M42 family metallopeptidase: MLKELTDAKGIAGNEREPREVMRTYIAPYADEVTTDNLGSLVAKKVGDANGPKIMVAGHLDEVGFMITSIDNKGFLRFQTVGGWWSQVMLAQRVTISTRNGDITGIIGSKPPHILPIEARKKPVDIKDMFIDIGASSKEEAMEWGVRPGDQVVPYFEFQVMKNEKMLLAKAWDNRIGCAIAIDVLKQLKDEAHPNIVYGVGTVQEEVGLRGAKTSANFIQPDIAFAVDVGIAGDTPGISEKEAACKMGNGPQIILYDASIVSHKGLRDFVVNVADELSIPYQYDSIAGGGTDAGAIHISMNGVPAMSITIATRYIHSHAAMLHRDDYENAVKLIVSVIKRLDKETVHNITFD, translated from the coding sequence ATGTTAAAAGAGTTAACAGATGCAAAAGGTATCGCCGGCAATGAACGCGAGCCGCGCGAGGTTATGCGCACATACATCGCACCTTACGCTGATGAAGTAACAACAGACAACCTAGGAAGCTTAGTAGCTAAAAAGGTTGGAGATGCAAATGGACCAAAAATCATGGTCGCTGGTCATTTAGACGAAGTCGGGTTTATGATTACATCCATTGATAACAAAGGGTTTCTGCGCTTTCAAACTGTAGGTGGCTGGTGGTCTCAGGTTATGCTCGCACAGCGTGTAACAATTTCCACGCGAAATGGTGATATCACAGGAATCATCGGTTCTAAGCCGCCTCATATCTTGCCAATAGAAGCACGTAAAAAGCCAGTTGATATTAAAGATATGTTTATTGATATCGGTGCTTCCAGCAAAGAAGAAGCAATGGAATGGGGCGTAAGACCAGGAGACCAAGTTGTACCATATTTTGAATTTCAAGTAATGAAAAATGAAAAGATGCTACTTGCGAAGGCTTGGGACAACCGCATCGGTTGTGCAATCGCAATTGATGTCTTAAAGCAATTAAAAGACGAAGCGCATCCGAATATCGTGTACGGTGTAGGTACGGTACAAGAAGAAGTTGGTTTACGAGGCGCAAAAACATCGGCGAACTTTATTCAACCGGATATCGCATTTGCAGTAGATGTCGGCATTGCAGGGGATACACCTGGTATTTCTGAAAAAGAAGCGGCATGCAAAATGGGCAATGGGCCACAAATTATTTTATATGATGCATCTATTGTGTCTCATAAAGGTTTGCGTGACTTTGTGGTAAACGTGGCAGACGAATTAAGCATTCCGTATCAGTACGATTCCATCGCAGGTGGCGGTACAGATGCAGGAGCCATTCATATTTCTATGAACGGTGTGCCAGCTATGTCGATTACAATTGCAACGCGTTACATCCATTCGCATGCAGCAATGCTTCATCGTGATGATTATGAAAATGCTGTAAAACTCATTGTATCGGTCATTAAGCGTTTGGATAAGGAAACAGTACACAATATTACATTCGATTGA
- a CDS encoding dUTP diphosphatase yields the protein MDLLHLFKLQKELDERILQEHNLEPKKLLKEKMLALLVEVGELANETRCFKYWSNKPASERSVILEEYVDGLHFILSIGIDLGVDKNFLFYKCCQSNKTVVQIFLDVYSKVIRFHDQPSITNYIELFTSYLRLGQALEFNEEDIERAYLEKNEVNHERQTQGY from the coding sequence ATGGATTTACTGCATCTCTTTAAACTACAAAAAGAACTAGATGAGCGTATTCTACAGGAGCATAATCTAGAGCCAAAAAAATTATTAAAAGAAAAAATGCTAGCCCTTCTGGTAGAGGTGGGCGAACTTGCAAATGAGACGCGCTGCTTTAAATATTGGAGCAATAAGCCAGCGTCCGAGCGTAGCGTTATCTTGGAAGAGTATGTAGATGGCTTGCATTTTATCTTATCTATTGGTATTGATCTCGGTGTAGATAAAAACTTTTTATTTTATAAATGCTGTCAATCGAATAAAACGGTTGTACAAATTTTCTTAGATGTGTATAGTAAGGTAATTCGTTTTCACGACCAACCTTCTATCACGAATTACATTGAGCTATTTACAAGTTATTTACGTTTGGGACAGGCGCTGGAATTTAATGAGGAAGATATTGAAAGAGCCTATTTAGAAAAAAATGAAGTGAATCACGAACGTCAAACACAAGGATATTAA
- the rplT gene encoding 50S ribosomal protein L20 has protein sequence MPRVKGGTVTRKRRKKVLKLAKGFYGSKHTLYKVANQQVMKSLMYAFRDRRQKKRDFRKLWITRINAAARMNGLSYSRLMHGLKLAGIEVNRKMLADLAITDANAFAQLATAAKNSLNK, from the coding sequence ATGCCAAGAGTAAAAGGCGGTACAGTTACTCGTAAACGTCGTAAAAAAGTTTTAAAATTAGCTAAAGGTTTCTACGGTTCTAAACATACATTATACAAAGTTGCTAACCAACAAGTAATGAAGTCTCTAATGTACGCGTTCCGTGACCGTCGTCAAAAGAAACGTGACTTCCGTAAATTATGGATCACTCGTATCAACGCAGCTGCACGTATGAACGGTCTTTCTTACAGCCGTTTAATGCACGGTTTAAAGCTTGCTGGTATCGAAGTGAACCGCAAAATGCTTGCAGACCTTGCTATCACTGATGCGAACGCATTCGCTCAATTAGCAACTGCTGCAAAAAACAGCCTAAACAAGTAA